The Chlorocebus sabaeus isolate Y175 chromosome 16, mChlSab1.0.hap1, whole genome shotgun sequence genome window below encodes:
- the CANT1 gene encoding soluble calcium-activated nucleotidase 1 — MPVQPSEHSEWNESMHSLRISVGGLPVLASMTKAADPRFRPRWRVILPSFVSAAILWLLCSHRPAPGRPPNHNAHNWRLSQVPASWYNDTYPLSPPQRTPAGIRYRIAVIADLDTESRAQEENTWFSYLKKGYLTLSDSGDKVAVEWDKDHGVLESHLAEKGRGMELSDLIVFNGKLYSVDDRTGVVYQIEGSKAVPWVILSDGDGTVEKGFKAEWLAVKDEHLYVGGLGKEWTTTTGDVVNENPEWVKVVGYKGSVDHENWVSNYNALRAAAGIRPPGYLIHESACWSDTLQRWFFLPRRASQERYSEKDDERKGANLLLSSSPDFGDIAVSHVGAVVPTHGFSSFKFIPNTDDQIIVALKSEEDSGRVATYIMAFTLDGRFLLPETKIGSVKYEGIEFI, encoded by the exons ATGCCCGTGCAGCCGTCTGAGCACTCGGAATGGAATGAGTCTATGCACTCCCTCCGGATAAGTGTGGGGGGCCTTCCTGTGCTGGCGTCCATGACCAAGGCCGCGGACCCCCGCTTCCGCCCCCGCTGGAGGGTGATCCTGCCGTCCTTTGTGAGTGCCGCCATCCTCTGGCTGCTCTGCTCTCACCGCCCGGCCCCCGGCAGGCCCCCCAACCACAATGCACACAACTGGAGGCTCAGCCAGGTGCCCGCCAGCTGGTACAATGACACCTACCCCCTGTCTCCCCCGCAAAGGACACCAGCTGGGATTCGGTACCGAATCGCAGTTATCGCAGACCTGGACACAGAGTCAAGGGCCCAGGAGGAAAACACCTGGTTCAGTTACCTGAAAAAGGGCTACCTGACCCTGTCAGACAGTGGGGACAAGGTGGCCGTGGAGTGGGACAAAGACCATGGGGTCCTGGAGTCCCACCTGGCGGAGAAGGGGAGAGGCATGGAGCTCTCCGACCTGATTGTCTTCAATGGGAAACTCTACTCCGTGGATGACCGGACGGGAGTTGTCTACCAGATCGAAGGCAGCAAAGCCGTGCCCTGGGTGATTCTGTCCGACGGCGACGGCACCGTGGAGAAAG GCTTCAAGGCCGAGTGGCTGGCAGTGAAGGACGAGCATCTGTATGTGGGCGGCCTGGGCAAGGAGTGGACGACCACCACGGGCGACGTGGTGAATGAGAACCCGGAGTGGGTGAAGGTGGTGGGCTACAAGGGCAGCGTGGACCACGAGAACTGGGTGTCCAACTACAATGCTCTGCGGGCCGCCGCTGGCATCCGGCCGCCAG GCTACCTCATCCATGAGTCTGCCTGCTGGAGTGACACGCTGCAGCGCTGGTTCTTCCTGCCGCGCCGTGCCAGCCAGGAACGCTACAGCGAGAAGGACGACGAGCGTAAGGGCGCCAACCTGCTGCTGAGCTCCTCCCCCGACTTCGGCGACATCGCTGTGAGCCATGTGGGGGCAGTGGTCCCCACTCACGGCTTTTCGTCCTTCAAGTTCATCCCCAACACTGATGACCAGATCATTGTGGCCCTGAAGTCCGAGGAGGACAGCGGCAGAGTGGCCACCTACATCATGGCCTTCACGCTGGACGGGCGCTTCCTCCTGCCGGAGACCAAGATCGGAAGCGTGAAATACGAAGGCATCGAGTTCATTTAA